One Stratiformator vulcanicus genomic window, GTCGGCGTTAGCGTGTAGGGACAGCGTCCGAGACGCTTGCGAATCGTCGGCCAAGGACCGTAGTTTATTACTCTCACTCGCTTTGTCCGTTCGGACATTTGTCACGACAGTAAAGGCTTCACAATCTCATGATTCGACAATGCGCACGGTTCAGTTCAATCGCGGTTGCGACGTTTTCGCTCCTGCTCGTCGGCTGCGGCGAGAGTTACCAAATGGGCACGACGCCTGTGAGCGGCAAAGTCACGTGTAACGGAGAGCCGGTGACGTCAGGAAGTATCGTCTTCCGTCCCCACGCAAAACCGGGCGAAAACGCGGCTTACCCCGGCAAGCCCGCGATCGGACAGATTCAGTCCGACGGAAGCTACACGGTGTCGACCTACACAGAAGGAGACGGGGCGATCATCGGCAAGCACACCGTCCGCCTTCAGGCTCCCGAACCTGACGTTGCCGAAGGCGAAGAACCGCCGGGACCGGAGGAAGAAATTGATTTCCCCTGCAACGGCAGCGAGTTGGAAATCGAAGTCATGGGCGGTGAAGGCACCGTCAACCTCGACTTCACGTAATTTACTCGTGACAGGTAAAGCGATTACCTTCAAGGGATGGCGGATCGACAGCGTCAGGCAGTCGGTCGTATGCCGCTCGGCCGGGAACGGCTCGAATGAGATGAAATCGATTCGGCAACGAAATGCCGCCGGGAAGTCGAGCAATCGACTGTCGGCGGCATTTTTTCGTTCAGCGTAGTGGCTTGGTTCAGTGAGACTTGGTTAGCTGAAACCTGGTCGACTGAGACTTCGTTGAGCTTGGCAATTTGGCGTTGCTCGTGCGAACGAACGACTCGTGCTTGTGCGAATATGTTGCGTTCGAACCAGTTGAAGTCCCAACCGGCGGCGCGAAACACCGGGCGGTGCGTTCGCCACACGAGCAGCATCGCCCCTCGAAGAATCAGCCGATCGCGCCAACGGGCTGCTGCTAACGTGATGGGGTTGCGTCGCTGCCGGAGACGCCCAAGTTGCTCGGCCTGAAATCGCAGGTGGCCGACCTCATCGGCGAGAAGTCGACGGCAGATCGCAGCGAGTGTGGGTGAGCCGGTCGCGCTCATCAAGGCGGCGTAGTAGGCCATCGCGATCGTCTCCGCAGCCAG contains:
- a CDS encoding ferritin-like domain-containing protein — translated: MPCSVPTRFSEHTSPDWVAYFNANCEPITETAWSLEPTLTLAERDRIARSVQIFQRGESGTGSHLMKCALTYAEQSGDEVYPQALQLFIDEENRHADALGRFLDQEEISRLEREWSDSGFRRLRKLAGLEQCVVTLLAAETIAMAYYAALMSATGSPTLAAICRRLLADEVGHLRFQAEQLGRLRQRRNPITLAAARWRDRLILRGAMLLVWRTHRPVFRAAGWDFNWFERNIFAQARVVRSHEQRQIAKLNEVSVDQVSANQVSLNQATTLNEKMPPTVDCSTSRRHFVAESISSHSSRSRPSGIRPTA